In Nocardioides luti, the DNA window ACGTGCGGGCGGCGACCGTCGTCGGGCTCAGCCCGGCGGAGCACCTCGCGGGTGAGCGGCGGCACGTCGCCCTCGCCCGCGAAGAGGAACTGCAGGGCGTTCTGTGCCGGGCCCTTCTCGCTCCACTCCATGTAGACGTGGGGCGGGGTGCCCAGCTTCTCCCCGACGCTGAGCAGCACGGCGGCGAGCACGTTCGGGACGCTCGGCCCCGACGCCCGCAGCACGTGGTGGCCGCCGATCGTCACGCCGTGCACGGGGACGGTGGAGGAGAACTCGCTGGCGTCGGTGATCTCGACCTCGAGGAAGAGCGTCGAGTCGTCCTCGCGCAGGTGGTTGTCGTGCCGCACCTCGGCGGCCTTGTCGTCGTACTCCGCCCGGTCGCCGGCGTTGAGCTTGTTCGCGATGAACCGCACCGGCCGCCCCGGGCGCCCGGCGTCGTCGAGGAGCCGCTCGGCGGCCTTGTCGTAGTGCACCCGCGGCACCCGCAGCTCGGTGCTGCGCCGCACCCGCGAGACCGTCGAGATCACCAGGATCATCACGATGAAGACGAGCGCGATCAGCAGGCCCTCGGGCCGGTCCAGGATCGTCACCGAGATCGTGTAGACGAAGACCGCGGACACGAGCCCGAAGAACGCCGCGACCGGCCGGTGCCCGCGGCGCCACTCGGTGAGGGTGACGGCGATCGCCGCCGACGTCATCAGCGCCAGGACGCCGGTCGCGTAGGCGCCCGCCTGCTTGTCGACGCTGGCCCGGAACAGGATCGTCACCACGGCCGCGATCGCCGTGAACACCAGCACCAGCGGCCGCGTCGAGCGCGCCCACTCCGGCGCCATGCCGTAGCGCGGCAGGTAGCGCGGCACGATGTTGAGCAGCCCCGCCATTGCCGACGCGCCGGCGAACCACAGGATGCCGATCGTGGAGAGGTCGTACGCCGTCCCGAAGACGTTCCCGAGCGAGCCGTGCGCCAGGTAGGCCAACGCGCGGCCGTTCGCCGGCCCGCCGACCTCGAACGCCGAGGCCGGGATCAGCAGCGTCGTCACGAGCGACGAGCCGAGCAGCATCACGCTCATGATCACCGCGGCGGTCGTCAGCAGCCGGCGGGCGTTGCGGATCCGGCCGGCCGGCTTGGCGTGGGTGTCGCCGGGGTCGCCCTTGATCAGCGGCATCACGACGACGCCGGTCTCGAAGCCGGAGAGACCGAGCGCGAGCGCGGGGAAGACCAGCAGCGAGGCACCGATGATGGCCAGCGGCGAGGAGTGCGCGTCGGTCATGGCCGACGTCCAGTCGCTGAACGTGCCGGGGTTCGCCAGCACGTGCCGGAAGCCGTTCACGACGACGACGGCGCTGAGCCCGAGGTAGGCCACCACCAGGACGACCGCGATGCCGATCGCCTCGCTGAAGCCCTTGAGGAACACTCCGGCCAGCAGCGCCAGGAGGGCCAGCGTCACCGCGACCTCGTGCCCGGACAGCGACGAGCGGAGGTAGGGGTTCTCGACCAGGTGCGCCGACGCGTCGGCCGCCGACAGGGTGATCGTGATGACGAAGCCGGTGGCGACGAAGCCGATGAGCGCGAGCACGAGGAGCTTGCTCGGCCAGTACGACAGCAGCTTCTCCAGCATGGACAGGCTGCCGTCGCCGTACGGGCTCTCCTGGGCGACGCGGCGGTACATCGGCAGCGCCCCGAACAGCGTCACCAGCACGAGCACCAGGGTCGCCACCGGCGCCAGCGCCCCGGCCGCGAGCGCCGCGATGCCGGGCTGGTAGCCGAGCGTCGAGAAGTAGTCGACGCCGGTCAGGCACATCACCTGCCACCAGGCCTTGGTCTGGTGCTCGGACTCCTCGCGCTCCCGGTCGCTCTGCCCGCTCGGGGCCGGGTGCTCGGACTGCAGGAACCAGCGTCGTACGGCGCCGGGCGCCACGGCCGTCTTCGTCACAGCGGAACTGTAGGCCGGGCCGCCGCCCCTCGCGCTGACCACACCGAGTCAGCCTCCGATCGAGTCCGAGCGTGCGTGATCAGCGGGTGATCTGGCCGGTGCGGACCTGGATCACGACGCGGGTGATGGCGCGCTCGTAGGCGTCGGTGCCGGTGAGGGCTGCGGCCGGTCGACGGCCAGGCACTGCCGTGCGAGGCCCTGCGTGCACTGGCGATCACGTACGACGTGCGCCCCCGGAGCTGACGCACCTCGTCCCCTCACGCGGCCTCCGGCAGCTCCTCGGCCAGCACCCGGCACCACTCGGCAGCCGGCTCGGCGAGCAGCTCCCCCAGCCGCTCGAGCAGCGGCACGTCGGAGGGGAGCATCGCGGTCGCCATGCCCCGGACCGCGTCGGGTGACAGCAGCAGCGCCCCGATCACCGACCACGGGTCGATCAGGTCCCCCTCCGCCTCACGCGCCCGCCGCATCAGGTCATCCACCGCCTCCTGGCGCTCCCCCTCGGTGGACGCGTCGTCCCACAGCTCCGCGACCGGGTCGAGGAGCTGGTGGGCGAGGTCGAGGGCCCCCCGCGCCAGCACGTGGGGCACGTCGCGCTCACGCGCCGGCACCTCGGCGACGTCCGCCAGCCACGCCCCCAGCACCGCCGAGGGCACGTCGCTCACGAGGCCCTGGAGATCCCCCGCCGGTCGGCAGGTCGGGGAGTCGGTCCCGTCCGGCACGGCCCGCAGCGCGTCGTACCAACCGGCAGGATCCGCCGCCACCGCCCGCGCCACGTCGTCGGGCACGAACAGCGGTGCCGCCTCGAACATCGTGCCGCCGTACGTCGGCACGAGCCGCCCGACGACGCACTCGCCCGGCACGACGAGGGACGAGCTCCCGATGTTCGGGGTGACCCGCACCTCCCGATCCCCCAGGTCGATCCACAGGTCGCCGAACGTCGAGGTCTCCAGCAGCCGGTAGCCGCCCATCGGCGCGGCCGCCCACGCCTGGATCTGGTCGGCGCCGGCAACCAGGTCGGCCGACGCGCCGCTGCGCAGGAACGCGGCGAGGCCCCCGAGCTCGTAGAGGAACAGCTGGCGGTAGACCCAGTCGTGGTCCATCACCCGGGCCATCCGGTCCGCCTCGTCGACGCCGGGCAGCGTGCCCGGTCCGCCGCGCAGCGCGATCGCCAGGTCCAGCGCGCGCCGGTGCCGCGAGCGGGCGGCGGCACTCCCGGTCGGCGACAGGTGCTGCAACGCCTGCGCCAGGATCCACCGCGAGGTCACCCAGCGCGGCAGCACCGGACCGAGGGTCGTGAGCTGCAGCAGGCGCCGCACCCGCCACGGCCGCCAGAAGGCCGCCGACGCCGGCAGCTGCCGGGCCAGCTCGTCGATGATCCTGAGCGCTCCGAGGGCGTCCCCACGCGCCTCGGCCTCGTCCGCCGCGACCACCGCGGCCATGTTCCGACGGAACTCCGGCGAGGCAGGGTCCTCGGCGCTGCGCGCACCCGAGCGCGGACGCGGGCGCGGGCCCGGTCGGCGTGACGATCGGCGGTGGTGACGTCCCCGTGACTTCGGCATGCCTCCACGATCAGCCGGGGAGGACGCGATCGAAAGCCCCTCCGGGCAATCTGTGGACAACCCCGCCCGAGGTCGTCCGACGACGCGCGGACGCCCCCGAGCCACCAGGCTCGAGGGCGTCGTCGTACGCCGGAGGCTGCCGCCAGGTCAGCCGGCCGGCGAGTAGATGAGCTTCTTGTTGACGAACTCGTCGATGCCGTACGGGCCGAGCTCGCGGCCCACGCCGGAGCGCTTCGTCCCGCCGAACGGCAGGTCCGCGACCGAGCCCTGTGCGCTGTTGATCCAGACCATCCCGGTGTCGAGCTGGTCGGCCACGCGGGCGGCGAGGGCGGTGTCGTCGGTGTGCACGGTGCCGCCGAGGCCGAAGCTGGAGCGGTTGGCCAGCTCGATGGCCTCGTCGGCGTCCCGGACGCGGTAGACGACGGCCGCGGGGCCGAAGAGCTCCTCGCCGAAGGCCCGCATCTCGGGGGTGACGTCGGTGAGGACGGTCGCCTCCATGAAGGCGCCGGTGCGCTCGACGCGCTTGCCGCCGGTGCGCAAGGTCGCGCCCTTGCTGACGGCGTCGTCGATCTGCTCGACCAGCGTTTGCACGGCCTGCTCGGAGGAGAGCGGGCCGAAGTCGGTGCCGTCCGCCAGCGGGTCGCCCGGGGTCAGCCCGGCCATCGCCGAGGTGAAGGCGTCGACGAAGTCGTCGTACAACGCGTCGACGACGATCATCCGCTTCGCACCGTTGCAGGCCTGGCCGGCGTTGCCCATCCGGCCGGTGACGGCGTTCTCGACGACGGAGGCGAGGTCCTGGGTGTCGAGCACGATGAACGGGTCGGACCCGCCGAGCTCGAGCACGACCTTCTTGAGGTTGCGCCCGGCGATCTCGGCGACGGCCGAGCCGGCGCGCTCGCTGCCGGTGACGGAGACGCCGACGACGCGGTCGTCGGCGATGATGTCGGCCGACTGGTCGTTGGTCGCGAAGACGTTGACGTAGGCGTCCCTCGGGAGGCCGGCGTCGTGGAAGATCTGCTCGATCGCGAGCGCCGACTCGGGGCACTGCGGAGCGTGCTTGAGGATGATCGTGTTGCCGATCATCAGGTTCGGCGCCGCGAAGCGGGCGACCTGGTAGTACGGGAAGTTCCACGGCATGATCCCGAGCAGCGGTCCGACGGGCTCCTTGCGGACCAGCGCGTCGCCGCCCATCGACGGGCTCAGCGGGGTGTCCGCGAGCAGGCCGGGGCCCTCGTTCGCGTAGTAGCGGTAGATCGACGCGACCAGCTGCAGCTCGCCCTTGCCCTCCTTGAGGGGCTTGCCCATCTCGCGGGCGATGATCGTGGCCAGCTCGTCGGCGCGCTCGTCGTAGAGGTCGGCGACGCGGAGCAGCACCTTCGTGCGCTCCTCCTTGCTGGTGGTGCGC includes these proteins:
- a CDS encoding amino acid transporter; protein product: MTKTAVAPGAVRRWFLQSEHPAPSGQSDREREESEHQTKAWWQVMCLTGVDYFSTLGYQPGIAALAAGALAPVATLVLVLVTLFGALPMYRRVAQESPYGDGSLSMLEKLLSYWPSKLLVLALIGFVATGFVITITLSAADASAHLVENPYLRSSLSGHEVAVTLALLALLAGVFLKGFSEAIGIAVVLVVAYLGLSAVVVVNGFRHVLANPGTFSDWTSAMTDAHSSPLAIIGASLLVFPALALGLSGFETGVVVMPLIKGDPGDTHAKPAGRIRNARRLLTTAAVIMSVMLLGSSLVTTLLIPASAFEVGGPANGRALAYLAHGSLGNVFGTAYDLSTIGILWFAGASAMAGLLNIVPRYLPRYGMAPEWARSTRPLVLVFTAIAAVVTILFRASVDKQAGAYATGVLALMTSAAIAVTLTEWRRGHRPVAAFFGLVSAVFVYTISVTILDRPEGLLIALVFIVMILVISTVSRVRRSTELRVPRVHYDKAAERLLDDAGRPGRPVRFIANKLNAGDRAEYDDKAAEVRHDNHLREDDSTLFLEVEITDASEFSSTVPVHGVTIGGHHVLRASGPSVPNVLAAVLLSVGEKLGTPPHVYMEWSEKGPAQNALQFLFAGEGDVPPLTREVLRRAEPDDGRRPHVHVGG
- a CDS encoding NAD-dependent succinate-semialdehyde dehydrogenase codes for the protein MSDYQVVNPATAEVENEFETATDAEIQDVLARSHAAYADWRTTSKEERTKVLLRVADLYDERADELATIIAREMGKPLKEGKGELQLVASIYRYYANEGPGLLADTPLSPSMGGDALVRKEPVGPLLGIMPWNFPYYQVARFAAPNLMIGNTIILKHAPQCPESALAIEQIFHDAGLPRDAYVNVFATNDQSADIIADDRVVGVSVTGSERAGSAVAEIAGRNLKKVVLELGGSDPFIVLDTQDLASVVENAVTGRMGNAGQACNGAKRMIVVDALYDDFVDAFTSAMAGLTPGDPLADGTDFGPLSSEQAVQTLVEQIDDAVSKGATLRTGGKRVERTGAFMEATVLTDVTPEMRAFGEELFGPAAVVYRVRDADEAIELANRSSFGLGGTVHTDDTALAARVADQLDTGMVWINSAQGSVADLPFGGTKRSGVGRELGPYGIDEFVNKKLIYSPAG